A DNA window from Cydia pomonella isolate Wapato2018A chromosome 18, ilCydPomo1, whole genome shotgun sequence contains the following coding sequences:
- the LOC133527922 gene encoding uncharacterized protein LOC133527922 has product MTTPKTSVTPSTLTLDMNDSRTLTQRRGTLKGKLTLFAKYVATLNQANLTNIQKVELQLRINNAASYYQDFDVVQTRIEELADPSDLPKHLDYREEFEGQYYQTVAAASELADVGNSLVVANGSAAAPASTDSVGYKVKLPTISLPTFDGSYEHWLGFRDTYTSLIHDSKDLGAIQKFHYLRAALTGTALQVIKSLEFSAENYTTAWELLENRFNNHRLLTHNYVKSLFNTQSLNKESATQIRRLIDSVLRSLRALKTLGEPTDSWDTLVIYLIVTKLDASTEREWEEHKGSINFNRQDSTSHIKLTDLITFLQNRADMLESISANHSKNTHSNSHDTKKPSNQSQSHNLNATHSYASSSTVSQSHINKSSSKRTSPRICQMCSANHPLYSCNSFLDLTVPDKVKLIEDKKLCHNCLRAGHTVDNCFFGPCRICQKKHNSLIHSLSSDSDGASASAGNVNNKPPTSAVPATSTHHTLTLNSHTLSPPLKPVLLCTAIAVVADSNNKLHRARVFLDNGSEHSYVAQSFIDKLKTPLVQSTYNISGLSKLITQTTHSCQLNLQSITGDYHARINCMVLPVLTEPLPTAAISAHSICIPDNIQLADPNYFKSSDIDILLGGDYFWGLLNKDRIPLAEGPYLQDTKLGWIVVGPINNKRIKLNKTTCHFTQTLDAQLKQFWELEEVPKIGDGLTDDERACEQLFASTTQRDKDGRFLVRLPLKESADALGDTYDIARSRFLSLERKLERLPEHKKMYCDFMREYIELGHMSLIHTYTKPYCFLVHHSVLKDSLTTRLRVVFNGSMPTSSGKSLNDLQLVGPTIQNDIFSILLRFREHRYVACADVAKMYRQILIQPDQRNLQLILWRENPSEPLNIYQLNTVTFGTSSGAFLAIRCLNQLAKECADEAVSRTILEDCYVDDLITGNNDKHVLIDICEKVTDVLQSGCFPLRKWVFNFDVSQFSSSKITSRELCLGDNCQSKTLGLGWTNNTDEFHYTAKIQQDNNNEPITKRKILSVISQMYDPLGLLSPAIIIAKILLQKLWLCRLDWDSEVPEDVASAWRTYILTHTQHIHSLRIPRYVMNAYAHCTQLHFFCDASQAAYGACAYVRTLSGDNNEVITVHLLCSKSKVAPLKSVSIAKLELLGALLAARLYSKIMKSLKVKFDSVYFWCDSTIVLGWIRMSPHTLKTFVQNRVSEINELTGSAQWLHSEHIRLLHAPPSLLLATIKDCWWPLGGTNLAKRVVRTCVTCIRMKAKTFAPIMDPNDLSALTPAHFLIGRPLTAPPYKDLTTETGRLPRYKMLEKMRQHFWQRWSKQYISELQTRTKWQTHGQDIVHNSLVLVKEDNLPPLKWRLGRVVALFTGNDGVSRVADVKTASGVIRRAFTKLCPLLMPPESEAAPTPSTSPQPH; this is encoded by the exons ATGACTACTCCTAAAACATCAGTGACTCCAAGTACTTTAACTCTCGATATGAACGATTCGCGTACCTTGACACAAAGACGTGGCACACTCAAGGGTAAACTCACGTTGTTCGCTAAATATGTCGCTACGCTTAATCAGGCTAATTTAACGAATATCCAAAAAGTTGAGTTACAATTACGCATAAATAATGCCGCGAGCTATTATCAAGATTTCGATGTCGTTCAAACTAGAATCGAGGAGTTAGCAGATCCGAGTGACCTTCCTAAGCATTTAGATTACCGCGAAGAGTTCGAGGGGCAATATTATCAGACAGTGGCCGCAGCGTCCGAATTAGCTGACGTTGGCAACAGTCTCGTTGTTGCTAACGGCAGCGCCGCTGCCCCTGCCAGCACAGATTCCGTGGGTTATAAGGTTAAATTACCTACAATATCACTCCCCACCTTCGACGGTTCGTACGAGCATTGGTTAGGGTTTAGGGACACGTATACTTCTCTGATACACGATTCTAAGGACCTGGGTGCCATACAAAAGTTCCATTACCTGCGCGCAGCCTTAACCGGCACCGCTTTGCAAGTAATAAAGTCCTTGGAATTTTCAGCAGAGAACTATACGACCGCGTGGGAGCTTCTCGAAAACCGTTTCAATAATCATAGGTTACTAACACACAATTACGTaaagtcactttttaacacgCAATCATTAAATAAGGAATCTGCTACACAGATTAGAAGGCTGATTGACTCTGTGCTACGTTCCCTTCGTGCCCTAAAGACCCTAGGAGAACCTACGGATTCCTGGGACACgttagtcatttatttaattgtcaCGAAACTAGACGCATCTACGGAACGCGAGTGGGAGGAGCACAAGGGCTCAATCAACTTTAATCGGCAAGATTCTACCTCTCACATTAAGCTAACTGATTTGattacttttttacaaaatcgTGCAGATATGTTGGAATCTATTTCGGCTAATCATTCCAAAAATACGCACTCAAATTCGCATGACACTAAAAAGCCATCAAATCAGTCACAATCACACAATTTAAACGCAACGCATAGCTATGCTTCTAGCTCCACAGTTTCACAGTCACACATAAACAAATCCAGTTCCAAACGCACTTCGCCTCGCATTTGTCAAATGTGCAGCGCTAATCATCCGCTTTATTCGTGTAATAGTTTCCTTGATTTAACTGTTCCCGACAAAGTTAAATTGATTGAAGATAAGAAACTATGTCACAATTGTCTTCGCGCTGGTCACACAGTTGACAACTGCTTTTTTGGCCCGTGTAGGATCTGCCAGAAAAAACATAATAGCTTGATACATAGCTTGAGTAGTGACAGTGACGGTGCATCAGCTTCGGCTGGCAATGTAAACAACAAGCCACCGACAAGCGCTGTCCCCGCCACCTCGACTCATCACACTCTTACACTTAATTCGCACACACTCTCACCGCCGTTAAAACCGGTATTATTATGTACTGCAATAGCAGTAGTTGCCGATAGCAACAATAAATTACATAGGGCTAGAGTTTTTCTTGATAATGGCTCAGAACACAGTTATGTCGCACAATCTTTtatagataaattaaaaacGCCTTTAGTACAGTCCACTTACAATATTTCAgggttaagtaaattaatcacGCAAACCACACACTCGTGTCAACTTAACCTACAGTCTATTACAGGTGACTACCATGCACGCATCAATTGCATGGTACTCCCTGTCTTAACGGAACCGCTGCCGACAGCAGCAATAAGCGCGCATTCCATTTGCATTCCAGATAATATTCAACTCGCGGACCCTAATTATTTCAAATCGTCAGATATTGATATATTGTTAGGCGGTGATTATTTCTGGGGCTTGTTAAATAAGGATCGTATTCCTCTCGCAGAAGGGCCTTATTTACAAGATACTAAACTTGGTTGGATCGTCGTGGGTCCGATTAATAATAAacgcattaaattaaataaaactacttgTCATTTCACGCAAACTTTAGACGCacaattaaaacagttttgggagCTCGAGGAGGTTCCTAAGATAGGAGACGGACTGACTGACGACGAACGCGCCTGTGAACAGCTGTTCGCTTCGACTACGCAACGCGATAAAGATGGTCGTTTTTTGGTACGTTTACCCTTAAAGGAATCTGCTGATGCGCTCGGCGATACCTACGATATAGCTAGGAGTAGGTTCTTATCTTTAGAACGCAAACTCGAGCGTCTCCCGGAGCACAAAAAAATGTACTGCGATTTTATGCGCGAATACATTGAGCTAGGGCACATGTCACttatacacacatacacaaagCCTTATTGCTTTCTTGTACACCACTCTGTGTTAAAGGATAGTCTCACTACACGCTTAAGGGTTGTTTTTAATGGGTCAATGCCCACTAGTTCTGGGAAATCCCTGAACGATTTGCAATTAGTCGGGCCGACCATAcaaaacgatattttttctatattgtTACGTTTTCGCGAGCATAGATACGTTGCCTGCGCAGACGTAGCAAAAATGTACAGGCAAATCCTTATTCAACCAGACCAACGGAACCTTCAACTAATTTTGTGGCGAGAGAACCCTTCGGAGCCGCTAAATATTTACCAACTTAACACGGTAACTTTTGGTACTTCTTCTGGGGCCTTTCTGGCCATCCGCTGTCTCAATCAGCTGGCAAAAGAATGTGCTGACGAAGCGGTCTCTCGCACTATACTAGAAGACTGCTACGTAGATGACCTAATTACAGGAAATAATGATAAACACGTTTTAATTGATATCTGTGAAAAGGTCACCGACGTACTGCAGTCAGGCTGTTTCCCACTCCGAAAATGGGTGTTTAACTTTGACGTTTCGCAATTTTCCTCGTCAAAAATTACGTCACGTGAATTGTGTTTAGGCGATAACTGTCAAAGTAAAACACTCGGCTTAGGATGGACTAACAACACTGACGAATTTCATTACACGGCAAAAATACAACAGGATAATAATAACGAACCTATAACAAAGCGCAAAATATTATCAGTCATTTCACAAATGTATGACCCTCTCGGGCTACTTTCGCCAGCCATAATCATTGCAAAAATTTTACTCCAAAAACTATGGCTTTGCCGCTTAGATTGGGACTCGGAAGTGCCTGAGGATGTCGCATCAGCCTGGCGTACATACATACTCACACATACACAACACATACATAGCCTCCGCATTCCTCGTTATGTAATGAATGCGTATGCGCACTGCACACAGTTGCACTTTTTTTGTGATGCTAGTCAAGCGGCCTATGGGGCCTGTGCATATGTGCGTACGCTTTCGGGAGATAATAATGAGGTCATTACAGTGCATCTGTTGTGTTCTAAGAGTAAAGTCGCTCCCTTGAAATCCGTCAGTATCGCGAAACTTGAATTGCTAGGCGCGCTGTTAGCCGCTAGGTTGtactcaaaaataatgaaatcgcTTAAAGTGAAATTCGATTCTGTTTATTTTTGGTGTGATAGTACAATCGTTCTTGGGTGGATCCGAATGTCACCCCACACGCTTAAAACGTTTGTTCAAAACAGAGTGTCGGAAATAAACGAGTTAACCGGGAGCGCGCAGTGGTTACAT AGTGAACACATACGATTACTGCATGCTCCACCTAGTCTTCtgcttgctactatcaaagacTGCTGGTGGCCTCTCGGAGGCACTAATTTAGCAAAGCGTGTGGTACGCACCTGTGTAACCTGCATCCGCATGAAGGCGAAAACGTTTGCACCTATTATGG ACCCAAACGACCTTTCCGCATTAACTCCAGCGCATTTCCTTATTGGCCGACCGCTGACAGCGCCGCCCTACAAGGACTTGACGACAGAGACGGGTCGGCTCCCACGCTACAAGATGCTGGAGAAAATGCGACAACACTTTTGGCAGCGGTGgtcaaaacaatatatttcTGAGCTTCAAACCAGAACGAAGTGGCAGACTCACGGCCAGGATATCGTTCACAACTCCCTAGTTCTGGTCAAGGAAGATAATCTACCACCCCTCAAATGGCGTTTGGGACGGGTGGTAGCTTTGTTCACAGGAAACGACGGAGTTTCTCGCGTCGCTGACGTAAAAACAGCGAGCGGGGTCATACGCAGGGCTTTCACTAAGCTTTGCCCTCTCTTGATGCCGCCAGAGAGTGAAGCTGCGCCAACCCCATCCACATCACCACAACCACATTGA